ttccgccCCCACATGAATGCAATACTATCGACTAGTGATTTACTGTTATGGCGGCCTGGCACTTGGTTGGTTCGTGACAGGTCatgttcgaaggattttggtCCCGTCAGACGCACCCGCGCGATTTCCCAGCTAACGAGTGGCTGACGCACTTTAGCGACATTATCGGGGCCTCGCACAGCGCCGACTACCGCGTCTGGGAGTATGGCGGCATCGCCTCCGACGGACTCCGGCAAGTGGCCGAATGGGGATCGACCCAAGCTCTGGAATCTGAATTGAAATCCGAAgtaatttatttgattcgaTATTGTTTGTCACAAAGTAATGTACGGTTGACATTTCTCATGGAATATTTATAGAGCGATCACATCCGAACGATCATCAAATCCCGCGGGCTTTGGTATCCCAACGTCAACGGAAAAACCTACGCTGTCTTCCGGGTCGATCGAAAGCACCATCTCATGTCACTCGTTTCCATGCTGGGTCCGTCGCCGGATTGGATTGTGGGTGTTTCGGCTTTGGAATTATGTTCACGCAATTGCACTTGGGTAGAGAACAAGACGCTGAACCTTTATCCGTGGGACGCCGGGACCGACAGTGGCATCACATACACCGTAAGAATCGATAACGCAATTgcattccaaaaaaaaaaaaagtgatgacAGATGGTTCGATACGTTTACGCCTTTTTTTTCGCACAGTCTACCAACTCGATGACTAATCCGCGTGAGAAGATCACACGGATCACATCTTCCTACCCGGCGGATCCACGTTCTCCGTTCTACGACCCGACAGGATCTGATATGAAACCGTTGGCTCGAGTAGTCATTACCCGTCAGCGAGTCTACGAGAAAGCCTGTACTGACACTTCTACGATTACTGAAGATGCCATTAGTCATCCGGACAACTCTGGCGACGCCCTCAGACGTGAGTAGAGTACAATCAAGCTAACTGAAACTATTTGACTTTTCCGAtgtactaaaagaaaaaatgggttCGTAGCCGAATGTGCCGTGACTGAATGGGGCCAATTCAGTCCGTGCTCCGTCACATGCGGTAAGGGCCTTCGCATGCGCCAGCGCTTCTACATCAATCAAATGAAGGCCGAAATGACCAGGTGTGACCGTCAactcgaagagaaagaaatgtgCGCCAGCGCCGTAGAACTTTGTGGGTAAATACTCGGAACGGAAGACTACAGACTGGAATGAAACGAAGCAAATAAATTTGACTTACTTGTTAATCAATAGGGATGGATCCATGGTCAAAGACGACATTTGCGCCGTGTCGGAATGGTCCCAATGGTCCTCTTGCTCCGTAACTTGCGGAAAAGGCTTCCGCACTAGGACAAGGAGATACTACGACCGTATGGGACGTAAGAAGTGTCACTTGGAAACCTCAGAACAGGAGATGTGTATGGGAATGAAGTTCGAGTGCGAAGACTCCGGTTTTGACGAATCGGACGATCCCGATTGTCTTGTCAGTCCCTGGAGTGACTGGTCACCTTGCAGCGCTACATGTGGAAAAGGTATGCAAGTGAGAAGCAGGATTCCGCTGGTAATAGGAAACAATGGAGTTGCTGCTA
Above is a genomic segment from Daphnia pulicaria isolate SC F1-1A chromosome 8, SC_F0-13Bv2, whole genome shotgun sequence containing:
- the LOC124310953 gene encoding spondin-1-like isoform X2, which codes for MSTSTVQFQWAILTGLLSLLAVTGQIPFNCSHPDAVVLENRELWFADDNGLTKELCADPQENEDEQPEINEPCCACDEAKYEVMFEGFWSRQTHPRDFPANEWLTHFSDIIGASHSADYRVWEYGGIASDGLRQVAEWGSTQALESELKSESDHIRTIIKSRGLWYPNVNGKTYAVFRVDRKHHLMSLVSMLGPSPDWIVGVSALELCSRNCTWVENKTLNLYPWDAGTDSGITYTSTNSMTNPREKITRITSSYPADPRSPFYDPTGSDMKPLARVVITRQRVYEKACTDTSTITEDAISHPDNSGDALRPECAVTEWGQFSPCSVTCGKGLRMRQRFYINQMKAEMTRCDRQLEEKEMCASAVELCGDGSMVKDDICAVSEWSQWSSCSVTCGKGFRTRTRRYYDRMGRKKCHLETSEQEMCMGMKFECEDSGFDESDDPDCLVSPWSDWSPCSATCGKGMQVRSRIPLVIGNNGVAATSLPAHCNMDTMEKTVCMADKPDCSFSMADAKAICMEEVDVGPCRSSSFPRWYFDAHKGMCISFNYGGCRGNRNNFEKREDCVNTCEILGRAGAEDPLADQFDDDYSSFNGMDKTNTGINHHQNHPQASPIDCMITEWTPWSSCSTTCGKGWKERQRMIKLPAQNGGKPCPKKITKRRQCYRRPCDNKRNK
- the LOC124310953 gene encoding spondin-1-like isoform X1, translating into MRVQLICDVVSFLFLIATTTANLSSGQRRGATCIRQPEGVDSSKTPGDNGYRLKISGNPDKYFPGEVYTVTLQGWRSQNVLQKFIGFLLTATPSNPAIPTSPDTAGSFRLFSDSLSRFSDVCSNGITQTSSVPKTEIQVLWTAPGPGTGCIKFSAVVLENRELWFADDNGLTKELCADPQENEDEQPEINEPCCACDEAKYEVMFEGFWSRQTHPRDFPANEWLTHFSDIIGASHSADYRVWEYGGIASDGLRQVAEWGSTQALESELKSESDHIRTIIKSRGLWYPNVNGKTYAVFRVDRKHHLMSLVSMLGPSPDWIVGVSALELCSRNCTWVENKTLNLYPWDAGTDSGITYTSTNSMTNPREKITRITSSYPADPRSPFYDPTGSDMKPLARVVITRQRVYEKACTDTSTITEDAISHPDNSGDALRPECAVTEWGQFSPCSVTCGKGLRMRQRFYINQMKAEMTRCDRQLEEKEMCASAVELCGDGSMVKDDICAVSEWSQWSSCSVTCGKGFRTRTRRYYDRMGRKKCHLETSEQEMCMGMKFECEDSGFDESDDPDCLVSPWSDWSPCSATCGKGMQVRSRIPLVIGNNGVAATSLPAHCNMDTMEKTVCMADKPDCSFSMADAKAICMEEVDVGPCRSSSFPRWYFDAHKGMCISFNYGGCRGNRNNFEKREDCVNTCEILGRAGAEDPLADQFDDDYSSFNGMDKTNTGINHHQNHPQASPIDCMITEWTPWSSCSTTCGKGWKERQRMIKLPAQNGGKPCPKKITKRRQCYRRPCDNKRNK